In Psychrilyobacter piezotolerans, the genomic window TAATTGAAAAATTTAGTACTCAGTGGATAGAGCAGTTAAAAGAAGAGATTGATTTAAATACTATTGATTATATTGTTATGAATCACAACGAACCCGACCATAGCGGTTCTTTAAGTGCATTGATGAAAGAAATTCCTAATACACCCATCTATTGTACAGATAAAGGTGTAGAAATTATAAAAGCTTATCATAAGATCGATGCTGAATTTAGAGTTGTAAAGACTGGGGATGTTTTAGACTTAGGGAAGAAAAAATTAACATTTGTTGAAATGAAAATGCTGCATTGGCCGGATTCAATGGCCTCTTATCTAAATGAAGAAAATATACTTTTTAGTAATGATGCTTTTGGCCAGCATTATGGAGCCAATGGATTATTCAACGATGAATGTGACCAGGATATCTTAAACTATGAGTCATTAAAATATTATGCCTGTATCCTGGCACCATTCAGCCCTCTGATTAAAAGAAAAATTGATGAAATATTAGGATTGAACTTAACAATTGATCAAATTTGTACTTCACATGGTGTAATCTGGAGAAAGAATCCCCTTCAAATTGTTGAAAAATATATGAAATGGTGTGATAACTATAAAGAAGATCAAATAGTGATAACTTATGATACTATGTGGGAAAGCACTAAAAAAATGGCAGAGTCTATAGCTGATGGGATTAGAAATATTTCTCCTTCTACACATATTTTATTGATTAACAGTGCTAAACATAGTGAAAGTGAGGTTCTGACAGAAATTTTTAAGTCAAAAGGGGTTTTATTCGGATCACCCACCATCAACAACAGGATACTGCCATCAATGGCTGCCCTATTAGAAGGTGTAAAAGGTTTGGGCTTTAAAGATAAAAGTACAGCAGCCTTTGGAAGTTATGGATGGAATGCCAAAAATTTAGATGTTATCAATGAAAGTTTAAGATTCACTTCTTTGAAAGTCGTAAATGAAGGAATAAAAGTTAACTGGAATTTAAACCGTGAAAGCAGGGAACTCTGCTATGAATTCGGGCAGGAATTTGCCTCAAGTTTAACAGATTAAAAGGAAAGAGCAACAGTCTTAGATATCTTTTAGAAAATCCTTTGAAAGAATATAGTTTTTTACCTTTTCTTGACAAAGTAATTTTTATGGAGTATTCTTTAGCAAATAAAAAAATTCAAAGGAGCAAAAGCCATGACTAGAAGATTTTCATCCTCGCAAAATTCTAAATGCCATAAAAAATATCATATATGCTTTTTGAATTTTTGATGTAAATCTATATCTGCAAAACTACTTTAATTTTATTAAATTTAAAGCCGTAGATGGAATATATCTAGGGCTTTTTTTATTTACCTAAAAGGAGGATTCATGATGAAAGGATTAAAAATGAACGATGAAAAACTTTGGGAAGCTATCCAAAGAGAGGAAGAACGTCAGGAGTACGGTTTGGAGCTTATAGCTTCTGAAAATTTTGTATCAGAGGCTGTAATGGAGGCAGCAGGAAGTGTAATGACGAACAAATACGCTGAAGGATATCCCCGAAAAAGATATTATGGAGGTTGCCAGTTTGTGGATGTTGCAGAGGAACTTGCTATCCAAAGAGCAGGAGAACTATTTGGGGTAAAATATGTAAATGTACAGCCCCATTCAGGTTCCCAGGCAAATATGGCAGTGTACAGAGGGCTGATAAACTCTGGAGACACTATCCTGGGAATGAAATTAGACCACGGCGGGCACTTGACCCACGGTAAAAATGTCAATTTTTCAGGACAGGACTACAAGGTATATTCTTATGGAGTAGACAAAGACACAGAAGTGATAGATTATAAAAAAGTGGAAGAAATGGCCCTTGAGGTAAAGCCCCGTATAATCGTGGCCGGGGCCAGTGCATATTCCCGTACAATAGATTTTAAGAG contains:
- a CDS encoding MBL fold metallo-hydrolase, whose product is MKKFVDVSKSVKWVGIIDQDLTKFHGEELDIPHGTSFNSYLIRDEKTVLVDTVIEKFSTQWIEQLKEEIDLNTIDYIVMNHNEPDHSGSLSALMKEIPNTPIYCTDKGVEIIKAYHKIDAEFRVVKTGDVLDLGKKKLTFVEMKMLHWPDSMASYLNEENILFSNDAFGQHYGANGLFNDECDQDILNYESLKYYACILAPFSPLIKRKIDEILGLNLTIDQICTSHGVIWRKNPLQIVEKYMKWCDNYKEDQIVITYDTMWESTKKMAESIADGIRNISPSTHILLINSAKHSESEVLTEIFKSKGVLFGSPTINNRILPSMAALLEGVKGLGFKDKSTAAFGSYGWNAKNLDVINESLRFTSLKVVNEGIKVNWNLNRESRELCYEFGQEFASSLTD